The proteins below are encoded in one region of Carettochelys insculpta isolate YL-2023 chromosome 32, ASM3395843v1, whole genome shotgun sequence:
- the LOC142004700 gene encoding olfactory receptor 6B1-like: MEKAEGRNQTVIVEFILLGFGNGPELQPLLFLLFLVTYIATVAGNGLIIALVVCDQQLHTPMYYLLGNLSFLEIIYTSTFLPRLLASLLTRDAPIPVKACIVQLCSFGCLSTVEPVLLAVMSYDRYLAICHPLRYPALMNGRVCGQLVAGSWIISFGFTIIANTFLWEMPFCGSKEIDHFFCDYAPIIKLSCEDTRTVELLTTVVAAIGSLAHLLLTLTFYSCTIAAILRIPSTTRRQKAFSTCSCHLFVLTVFYVCVISVYVVPTANVPKALHKTFSVFYIVLTPLINPIIYCLRNKEVQQSLRKGIRKVVTFRNQLS; encoded by the coding sequence atggagaaagcagaaggaagaaatcaaacagtcatcgtggaattcatcctcttgggatttgggaatggccctgagctgcagccccttctctttctgctgtttctggtgacctacattgcaactgtggctgggaatgGCCTCATCATTGCACTGGTCGTGTGTGATCAGCagcttcacacccccatgtactacttACTAGGGAACTTGTCCTTCCTGGAGATCATTTACACCTCCACCttcttgcccaggctgctggccagtctcctgactaggGACGCACCCATTCCTGTTAAGGCTTGTATTGTGCAATTGTGTTCCTTTGGTTGCTTGTCCACTGTAGAACCTGTGCTACTGGCGGTCATGTCTTACGAccggtatttagcgatatgccatcccctgcgttaccctgctctgatgaacggccgggtgtgtggccagctagtggcagggtcctggatCATCAGCTTTGGGTTCACCATTATAGCAAACACTTTCTTGTGGGAAATGCCATTCTGTggttccaaagaaattgaccatttcttttgtgattatgcacccatcataaagctgtcctgtgaggaCACCCGCACTGTGGAACTGCTGACAACTGTTGTTGCTGCCATTGGGTCACTTGCACACTTGCTGCTGACTCTGACGTTCTACAGTTGTACCATCGctgccatcctgagaatcccgtccaccaccaggaggcaaaaggccttttccacctgttcCTGTCACCTCTTTGTGCTGACCGTTTTCTATGTGTGCGTGATcagtgtctatgtggttccaacagccaaCGTGCCCAAGGCCCTACACAAAACATTCTCTGTCTTCTACATCGTCCTGACTCCCCTGATCAACCCTAtcatctactgcctcaggaacaaggaggtccaacagtccctgcggaaagggattcGTAAAGTGGTTACTTTCAGAAACCAATTGTCATGA